In Armatimonadota bacterium, a genomic segment contains:
- a CDS encoding epoxyqueuosine reductase QueH — translation MADRKPSLLLHVCCGPCATSVLERLVPRFRVTALWYNPNIQPREEHDRRLDSARIVAREMTVPMIEMLGGADEWLDRVRGLESEPEGGLRCDVCFRCRLETVAGVAARLGFDRFATTLTVSPHKPASRVHPIAEELAQAFGVPFLAEDFKKQGGFQRTVELSRDLGLYRQTYCGCVLGRDGGR, via the coding sequence GTGGCGGATCGCAAACCCTCCCTCCTGCTCCATGTCTGCTGCGGCCCCTGCGCCACCTCGGTGCTGGAGCGCCTGGTGCCGCGTTTTCGGGTTACCGCTTTATGGTACAACCCCAACATTCAGCCACGGGAAGAGCATGACCGAAGGCTGGACAGCGCACGGATTGTGGCTCGCGAAATGACCGTGCCCATGATCGAGATGCTCGGCGGCGCGGATGAGTGGCTGGATCGCGTGCGCGGGCTGGAGAGCGAACCGGAGGGTGGCCTGCGTTGCGACGTCTGCTTCCGCTGCCGCCTTGAAACCGTCGCTGGGGTGGCCGCCCGATTGGGCTTCGACCGCTTTGCCACGACCCTCACCGTCAGCCCGCACAAGCCGGCAAGCCGCGTTCACCCGATTGCGGAAGAATTGGCACAGGCATTCGGAGTGCCCTTCCTCGCCGAAGACTTCAAGAAGCAGGGCGGCTTCCAGCGCACCGTGGAGCTCAGTCGGGACCTGGGGCTGTACCGGCAGACCTACTGCGGCTGCGTATTGGGGCGCGACGGCGGGCGATGA
- a CDS encoding dual specificity protein phosphatase family protein, with protein MEHSRINEHIWCGGALSPADWRRLYREGVRLDLSLQAETRDDFGDLMPEGELWLPADDWYMPSTDQLVIAARFIHTAVSLGKGIVVHCKHGIGRAPMTVACYLITQGMSSREAINFVRSRRPIVDPNPGQIAVVQDFERLTQVAAFDF; from the coding sequence ATGGAACATTCCCGTATCAACGAACATATCTGGTGCGGCGGGGCTCTGTCTCCTGCCGACTGGCGACGCCTGTACCGGGAGGGCGTGCGCCTGGACCTCAGCCTGCAGGCCGAAACCCGGGATGACTTCGGCGACCTCATGCCCGAGGGCGAGCTGTGGCTTCCCGCAGATGACTGGTATATGCCTTCCACCGACCAGCTGGTGATCGCTGCCCGCTTTATCCACACTGCGGTCTCCCTGGGCAAGGGCATCGTGGTCCACTGCAAACATGGGATCGGCCGCGCGCCGATGACCGTCGCCTGCTACCTCATCACCCAGGGTATGTCTTCCCGCGAGGCCATCAACTTCGTGCGCAGCCGCCGACCGATTGTGGATCCGAACCCCGGGCAAATCGCCGTCGTCCAGGACTTCGAGCGCCTGACACAGGTCGCCGCATTCGACTTCTAA